A genomic window from Microvirga sp. TS319 includes:
- a CDS encoding YcnI family protein, producing MMFPKLVCGIAASAILWVSATMALAHVTLEAPSAQVGSTYKAVMRVGHGCGGSPTLKIRVQIPEGVVAVEPMPKPGWKTDTIEGPYKRPYDDNGRPITQGVREIVWTGKLPDRHHDEFVFQAYLTDSLKPDTILYFPVVQECEKGVERWIEIPAEGRSADDYKSPAPGVKLRPKAVD from the coding sequence ATGATGTTTCCGAAACTTGTCTGCGGCATTGCCGCCTCCGCGATCCTCTGGGTGTCGGCGACCATGGCTCTCGCCCACGTGACCCTTGAAGCCCCGAGTGCCCAGGTAGGCTCGACCTACAAGGCCGTCATGCGGGTCGGCCATGGCTGCGGAGGCTCGCCGACGCTCAAGATTCGCGTTCAGATCCCGGAGGGCGTCGTCGCCGTCGAGCCCATGCCCAAGCCGGGCTGGAAGACGGACACGATCGAGGGCCCTTACAAGCGGCCCTACGATGACAACGGCAGGCCCATCACGCAAGGGGTGCGGGAGATCGTCTGGACCGGCAAGCTGCCCGACAGGCATCATGACGAGTTCGTCTTCCAGGCGTATCTGACCGACAGCCTGAAGCCGGATACGATTCTGTACTTCCCGGTCGTGCAGGAATGCGAAAAGGGAGTTGAACGCTGGATCGAGATTCCTGCGGAAGGCAGGAGCGCGGACGACTACAAGTCTCCCGCGCCCGGCGTGAAGCTGCGTCCCAAAGCGGTCGACTGA
- a CDS encoding DUF938 domain-containing protein yields the protein MTHAQNATGALTAPSAARNRDPILAVLQRFLPPTGTVLEIASGTGEHAVYFAGALPNLTWQPTDRDERALSSIAAHRAVAGLPNLLAPLPLDAAAAGWPVERADAIVAINMVHISPWRATQGLMAGAGRVLPVGGMLYLYGAYKENGVQTAPSNEAFDQDLRRRNPEWGVRDLEEVVNLADAHGLRLIERVPMPAHNLSLIFRR from the coding sequence ATGACGCATGCACAGAACGCAACCGGAGCCCTGACGGCTCCCTCGGCGGCGCGAAACCGCGATCCGATCCTTGCCGTCCTGCAACGGTTCCTGCCTCCGACCGGAACCGTTCTGGAGATCGCCAGCGGAACGGGCGAGCATGCGGTCTATTTTGCCGGAGCCCTGCCGAACCTGACTTGGCAGCCCACCGACCGGGATGAGCGGGCTTTGAGCAGCATCGCGGCTCATCGGGCGGTTGCGGGGTTGCCCAATCTCCTTGCTCCGCTGCCTCTTGATGCCGCCGCGGCAGGCTGGCCGGTGGAGCGAGCCGATGCCATCGTGGCAATCAACATGGTTCATATCTCGCCCTGGCGGGCGACCCAGGGGCTCATGGCCGGTGCGGGCCGTGTCTTGCCGGTGGGAGGCATGCTCTACCTGTACGGAGCCTACAAGGAAAACGGCGTTCAAACAGCGCCAAGCAATGAGGCCTTCGACCAGGATCTGAGACGCCGCAATCCGGAATGGGGGGTCCGCGACCTCGAGGAGGTGGTGAATCTTGCAGATGCCCACGGTCTCAGACTGATCGAGCGCGTTCCCATGCCCGCGCACAACCTCAGCCTGATCTTCCGCCGCTGA
- a CDS encoding GntR family transcriptional regulator, whose protein sequence is MASSKAALKQHLPLRSTERLERGRQAAPQVFERLREAILSLELTPGTTLSRTTLAGQFGVSSTPIRDALMRLEEEGLVDVFPQHATVVSPIDLTLAHQAHFLRRSLELEIVRSLALKPDPRLIARLKGILAQQQALMEANDLQAFEVADQDFHRHLYEAAQMQDLWQLVRSRSGHIDRLRRLNLPTPGKIESILRHHRLIVEAIADGKPGDAQQHLRDHLSGTLSHVDEISARYPGYVRK, encoded by the coding sequence ATGGCGTCATCGAAAGCAGCATTGAAGCAGCACCTCCCTCTGCGATCCACCGAGCGTCTGGAGCGTGGCCGGCAGGCAGCCCCTCAGGTCTTCGAGCGCCTCAGGGAAGCCATTCTGTCCCTGGAACTCACCCCGGGAACGACCCTGTCCCGGACGACGCTCGCGGGTCAGTTCGGGGTCAGCTCCACCCCGATTCGGGACGCTCTCATGCGGCTCGAGGAAGAAGGTCTGGTCGATGTCTTTCCGCAGCATGCGACGGTCGTCAGTCCCATCGACCTGACGCTCGCCCATCAGGCCCATTTCCTGCGGCGCTCGCTGGAACTGGAGATCGTCCGAAGCTTGGCCCTGAAGCCGGACCCGCGACTGATTGCCCGCCTCAAAGGCATCCTGGCGCAGCAGCAGGCCCTCATGGAAGCCAACGACCTGCAGGCCTTCGAAGTGGCGGATCAGGATTTTCACCGGCACCTCTATGAGGCGGCCCAGATGCAGGATCTCTGGCAGCTGGTGCGCAGCCGCAGCGGACATATCGACCGTCTGCGCCGCCTCAACCTGCCGACGCCCGGCAAGATCGAGAGCATTCTGCGGCATCACAGGCTGATCGTAGAGGCCATCGCCGACGGCAAGCCCGGCGACGCCCAGCAACACCTGCGCGATCACCTCTCGGGCACCCTCTCCCATGTGGACGAGATCAGCGCACGCTATCCTGGCTATGTGAGGAAATAG
- a CDS encoding ABC transporter substrate-binding protein, which produces MRRLGAGIAAAVGLLALAGAAQAQQKNEISITRQPGILYLPTHVIEKQHLIEKHAAQLGLPELKTKWVTFSGGGAQTDALLSGGVDMVNTGVGNLLLLWDRTKGGVKGIVATSAQPLALVTHDPKIKSLKDFGAGDKIAVPTVKVSTQAILLQMASAKEFGEDQWSKLDANTVQLGHPDAVVAMTNPQHEVKSHFAAPPFQYIEMKTVPGARIILQSPDIIGGPLTQGQFFTTTKFAEANPKVIEAVRAASKEAQDFIRSNTKEAVDIYKEITGDKTSAEDLLAWLKEPGMMEWNLQPQGTMKFAEHLYKIGTLKTKPASWKDFYLPIAHDLSGS; this is translated from the coding sequence ATGAGGCGCCTCGGCGCCGGAATTGCAGCCGCCGTCGGGCTGCTTGCGCTCGCAGGGGCCGCTCAGGCCCAGCAAAAGAACGAGATCTCGATCACCCGTCAGCCCGGCATTCTCTATTTGCCGACCCATGTCATCGAGAAGCAGCATCTGATCGAGAAGCATGCGGCGCAGCTTGGATTGCCTGAACTCAAGACGAAGTGGGTGACCTTCAGCGGCGGCGGGGCCCAGACCGACGCGCTCCTGTCGGGCGGCGTCGACATGGTCAATACCGGCGTCGGCAATCTGCTCCTGCTCTGGGACCGCACGAAGGGGGGCGTGAAGGGCATCGTGGCCACATCCGCCCAGCCGCTGGCTCTGGTCACGCACGATCCCAAGATCAAGTCGCTGAAGGATTTCGGGGCTGGCGACAAGATTGCGGTGCCGACCGTCAAGGTCTCGACCCAGGCCATTCTGCTGCAGATGGCAAGCGCCAAGGAATTCGGCGAGGATCAGTGGTCGAAGCTCGATGCCAACACCGTTCAGCTCGGTCATCCTGATGCGGTCGTCGCCATGACGAACCCGCAGCATGAGGTGAAGAGCCACTTCGCAGCGCCGCCCTTCCAGTACATCGAGATGAAGACCGTGCCGGGCGCGCGCATCATCCTGCAATCGCCCGACATCATCGGTGGGCCGCTCACGCAAGGACAGTTCTTCACGACGACCAAGTTCGCCGAGGCCAATCCGAAAGTCATCGAGGCGGTTCGGGCCGCTTCCAAGGAGGCGCAGGATTTCATCCGCTCCAATACGAAGGAAGCCGTCGACATCTACAAGGAAATCACCGGCGACAAGACGAGCGCCGAGGACCTGCTCGCATGGCTCAAGGAGCCCGGCATGATGGAGTGGAACCTTCAGCCGCAGGGGACGATGAAGTTCGCCGAGCACCTCTACAAGATCGGGACGCTCAAGACGAAGCCTGCTTCCTGGAAGGATTTCTACCTGCCGATTGCCCACGACCTGAGCGGCAGCTGA
- a CDS encoding sigma-70 family RNA polymerase sigma factor — translation MNDAKHTDVIGLLEPLRRYARSLARDEAHAEDLVQDTLVRAYERRSSFRSGGNLRGWLLSILHNTFIDTRRRRAAEFRRLEQAAALADTAAPPEQESRVRLQQVQAAFMSLPDEQRAALHLVAIEGLSYQEAANALKIPVGTLMSRLGRARAALRGFEAGADLSQTPGAKRPSLRIVGGSSV, via the coding sequence ATGAACGACGCCAAGCACACGGATGTCATCGGACTGCTCGAGCCTTTGCGGCGCTATGCCCGTTCTCTGGCACGGGACGAGGCGCATGCCGAGGATCTCGTGCAGGACACCCTCGTCCGCGCCTATGAGCGGCGAAGCTCGTTCCGCTCCGGGGGGAACCTGCGAGGCTGGCTTCTCTCGATTCTGCACAACACCTTCATCGACACCCGGCGCCGTCGGGCGGCGGAATTCCGCCGCCTGGAGCAGGCGGCCGCCCTTGCGGACACGGCCGCTCCGCCCGAACAGGAAAGCCGTGTCAGGCTTCAGCAGGTCCAGGCGGCTTTCATGAGCCTGCCGGACGAGCAGCGGGCTGCCCTGCATCTCGTTGCCATCGAGGGACTGTCCTACCAGGAAGCCGCGAACGCCCTGAAAATCCCCGTCGGCACCCTCATGTCCCGCCTGGGCCGCGCGCGCGCGGCGCTGCGGGGTTTCGAGGCGGGAGCCGATCTTTCGCAGACGCCCGGCGCCAAGCGGCCAAGCCTGCGCATCGTAGGAGGATCCAGTGTCTGA
- a CDS encoding ABC transporter permease: MRAETAPTQAHTGEVERKLSTFELVWGNGFVRKCVIITFLGIAWEVYGRYLDNPLLFPTLSDTLSTMVDRIADGTLPMRAWTSLKVLLMGYVSGVTLAAILTILAINTRIGTDFLETMTAMFNPLPAIALLPLALIWFGLGNGSLVFILIHSVLWAVALNTHSGFLGVSQTLRMVGRNYGLKGLSYVFRILVPAAFPSILTGLKIGWAFAWRTLIAAELVFGVSSGQGGLGWFIFENRNLLDIPSVFAGLLTVIIIGLIVENLIFRTIERKTIRKWGLQS; this comes from the coding sequence ATGCGCGCGGAGACCGCCCCCACCCAGGCGCATACGGGCGAGGTGGAGCGCAAGCTCAGCACCTTCGAGCTCGTCTGGGGGAACGGCTTCGTCCGCAAGTGCGTGATCATCACCTTTCTCGGCATCGCCTGGGAAGTGTATGGTCGGTACCTCGACAATCCGCTTCTCTTCCCCACGCTCTCCGACACCCTGTCCACGATGGTCGACCGGATTGCGGACGGCACGCTCCCGATGAGAGCCTGGACGTCGTTGAAGGTGCTCCTGATGGGCTATGTCTCCGGCGTGACTCTTGCGGCGATCCTGACGATCCTCGCCATCAACACCCGGATCGGTACGGATTTCCTCGAGACGATGACGGCGATGTTCAACCCGCTGCCCGCCATCGCGCTGCTTCCTCTCGCGCTGATCTGGTTCGGTCTCGGCAACGGCAGTCTCGTCTTCATCCTCATTCACTCGGTTCTCTGGGCAGTGGCGCTCAACACCCACTCGGGCTTCCTGGGCGTGTCGCAGACGCTGCGCATGGTGGGACGCAACTATGGGCTCAAGGGATTGTCCTATGTCTTCAGGATCCTGGTTCCCGCCGCCTTTCCTTCGATTCTCACGGGGCTGAAGATCGGCTGGGCTTTCGCGTGGCGCACCCTGATCGCGGCTGAACTCGTCTTCGGGGTGTCGTCGGGGCAGGGCGGACTGGGCTGGTTCATCTTCGAGAACCGCAACCTGCTCGATATTCCATCCGTCTTCGCGGGCCTGCTGACCGTCATCATCATCGGCCTGATCGTCGAGAACCTGATTTTCAGGACCATCGAGCGCAAGACCATCCGGAAATGGGGGCTCCAGAGCTGA
- the araD gene encoding L-arabinonate dehydratase has protein sequence MSAKKSPDALRSARWFAPDDLRGFGHRSRMMQMGYAPEDWAGRPVIAILNTWSDINPCHAHFKQRVDDVKRGVLQAGGFPVELPGISLAEQYVKPTTMLYRNLLAMDVEELLRSHPVDGVVLMGGCDKTTPALLLGATSAGLPAIYLPAGPMLRGNWKGKILGSGSDAWKYWDERRAGTISDADWLNMEAGIARSYGTCMTMGTASTMTAIAEAIGMTLPGASSIPAADSNHIRMSTECGRRIVAMVWEELTPDRIQTRGAFLNGIAVAMAMGCSTNAIIHLIAQARRAGQSIGLEEFEAASRKVPVIANVRPSGDRYLMEDFFYAGGLPALMTRIREHLDLDALTVNGRTLGENIARAEVYNDDVIRTVDDPIYAEGALAVLKGNLAPDGCVIKPSACDPRFLKHRGPALVFDDYPSMKAAVEDETLDVTPDHVLILRNAGPQGGPGMPEWGMLPIPRKLVKQGVRDMVRLSDARMSGTSYGACILHVSPESYVGGPLALVRNGDMIALDVAARTIILDVPAEEIERRRAAWVKPEPRYERGYGWMFTRHIRQAHEGCDFDFLETSFGAPVGEPAIF, from the coding sequence ATGTCCGCCAAGAAATCACCCGATGCGCTGCGCAGCGCACGCTGGTTCGCGCCCGACGATCTGCGCGGCTTCGGCCATCGCTCCCGCATGATGCAGATGGGTTATGCTCCCGAGGATTGGGCAGGCCGCCCGGTGATCGCCATTCTCAACACCTGGTCGGACATCAATCCCTGCCATGCCCATTTCAAGCAGCGCGTCGACGATGTGAAGCGCGGCGTGCTCCAGGCGGGCGGATTCCCGGTCGAGCTGCCCGGAATCTCCCTGGCGGAGCAGTACGTCAAGCCGACGACCATGCTCTATCGCAACCTGCTGGCGATGGACGTGGAGGAGTTGCTGCGCTCCCATCCGGTGGACGGGGTGGTGCTCATGGGAGGCTGCGACAAGACCACGCCGGCCCTGCTGCTCGGGGCCACGAGCGCAGGGCTGCCCGCGATCTATCTTCCCGCAGGGCCGATGCTGCGCGGGAACTGGAAGGGCAAGATCCTCGGCTCGGGTTCCGATGCCTGGAAGTATTGGGACGAGCGCCGTGCCGGCACGATATCCGATGCGGACTGGCTCAACATGGAAGCGGGCATCGCCCGAAGCTACGGCACCTGCATGACGATGGGCACCGCCAGCACGATGACGGCCATCGCGGAGGCCATCGGCATGACCTTGCCCGGCGCCTCCTCCATCCCGGCCGCGGATTCGAACCATATCCGCATGAGCACGGAATGCGGCCGGCGCATCGTCGCAATGGTGTGGGAGGAGCTGACGCCCGATCGGATTCAGACACGGGGCGCGTTCCTCAACGGTATCGCGGTAGCGATGGCGATGGGATGCTCGACCAATGCCATCATTCACCTCATCGCGCAGGCCCGCCGGGCGGGGCAGAGCATCGGCCTCGAAGAATTCGAAGCGGCCAGCCGCAAGGTTCCCGTCATCGCCAATGTGCGCCCGAGCGGCGACAGGTATCTGATGGAGGACTTCTTCTATGCGGGGGGGCTGCCTGCGCTGATGACCCGCATCAGGGAGCATCTTGATCTCGATGCCCTTACCGTCAACGGCCGGACGTTGGGCGAGAACATCGCGAGGGCCGAGGTCTACAACGACGACGTCATCCGAACGGTGGACGATCCGATTTATGCCGAAGGCGCGCTCGCCGTGCTCAAGGGAAATCTCGCGCCCGACGGCTGCGTGATCAAGCCGAGCGCCTGTGACCCGCGCTTCCTGAAGCATCGGGGCCCAGCTCTCGTGTTCGACGATTACCCCTCCATGAAGGCCGCCGTCGAGGACGAGACCCTCGACGTCACGCCCGACCATGTTCTGATCCTGCGCAATGCCGGTCCTCAGGGCGGTCCGGGCATGCCCGAATGGGGCATGCTGCCGATCCCCAGGAAGCTGGTGAAGCAGGGCGTGCGCGACATGGTGCGCCTGTCGGACGCGCGCATGAGCGGCACGAGCTATGGCGCATGCATTCTGCACGTGTCGCCCGAATCCTATGTCGGCGGTCCGCTGGCGCTGGTGAGAAACGGCGACATGATTGCGCTCGACGTCGCCGCCCGTACGATCATTCTCGACGTGCCCGCCGAGGAGATCGAGCGCCGCCGCGCGGCCTGGGTGAAGCCGGAACCGCGCTACGAGCGCGGCTACGGGTGGATGTTCACACGCCATATTCGCCAGGCCCATGAGGGCTGCGATTTCGACTTCCTTGAAACGAGCTTCGGCGCGCCCGTGGGCGAGCCCGCCATCTTCTGA
- a CDS encoding ABC transporter ATP-binding protein has product MTALLDVSGVTLRYKTPSVLVTATDRVSFQVNRSDRFVLLGPSGCGKSTLLKAVGGYLNPSEGKIRIKGREVTEPGADRMMVFQEFDQLLPWKTVLQNVMFPLLVARKLPRKEAEDKARAYIEKVNLTRAVNSYPHTLSGGMKQRVAIARGMAMEPDILLMDEPFAALDALTRRTCQDELLQLWEDTKFTVLFVTHSIAEAIKIGNRILLLSPHPGRVKAEVNDVDRVSPTDGSAGQLEKHIHELLFAEEGAH; this is encoded by the coding sequence ATGACCGCTCTTCTCGACGTCAGTGGCGTGACGCTGCGTTATAAGACGCCTAGCGTTCTCGTGACAGCAACCGACAGGGTCAGCTTTCAAGTCAATCGATCGGACCGCTTCGTGCTGCTCGGACCGTCCGGCTGCGGCAAGTCCACGCTGCTCAAGGCCGTCGGCGGCTACCTCAATCCGAGTGAAGGCAAAATCCGGATCAAGGGGCGTGAGGTCACGGAGCCCGGCGCGGACCGGATGATGGTCTTTCAGGAGTTCGACCAGCTCTTGCCATGGAAGACCGTGCTGCAGAACGTCATGTTCCCGCTCCTCGTCGCACGCAAGCTGCCGCGGAAGGAGGCCGAGGACAAGGCCCGCGCCTATATCGAGAAGGTCAATCTCACCCGCGCCGTCAACTCCTATCCGCATACCCTCTCGGGCGGCATGAAGCAGCGCGTGGCCATTGCCCGCGGCATGGCCATGGAGCCCGACATTCTGCTCATGGACGAGCCCTTCGCGGCACTCGACGCATTGACCCGCCGCACCTGTCAGGACGAGCTGTTGCAATTGTGGGAGGACACGAAGTTCACGGTGCTCTTCGTCACCCACTCGATTGCCGAAGCCATCAAGATCGGTAACCGCATCCTGCTTCTGTCGCCCCATCCGGGTCGCGTCAAGGCCGAGGTGAACGATGTCGATCGCGTCTCGCCGACCGACGGCAGCGCGGGCCAGCTCGAAAAACACATCCACGAGCTTCTTTTCGCGGAAGAAGGCGCACATTAG
- a CDS encoding copper resistance CopC/CopD family protein: MIGLRHILCCLTLVCVLAAGGRAEAHASLIGTMPADGAVVPTAPASVRLRFSEPITPLVVRLVDANGVTHDGLHNETRDQTITVHLPQGLPRGTQVLSYRIISSDGHPVGGSLVFSIGAPTASPGEPVSAGSSSLASSSLADAIWLTRLVLYLGLFAGAGGAFFTTWIGREATTPASRATVRAAIGLGLAAAFLSVGLQGLDALGEPLSALLAFHPWREGLETSYGLTVGAAVLALACAWSGMRFGMRSAALIGLGGAGLALALSGHASAAAPQWLTRPSVFVHGTVAAFWVGALVPLALIVRDLRGAALPIVQRFSALAIPSVGVMIAAGILLSIVQIERPAALLTTDYGRIFLAKMAAVGGLLALAALNRQRLTPMLGRKDAGARYLIRSIMGEIGLAVVILGLVAAWRFTPPPRALMVAAVQSVTMHIHAPQAVAELSLSSGRVGPVTMSLSLMTGDFAPLDPKEVTVTLAQPQAGIEPMERRAVKAADGTWHVQGLVLPVPGAWRVRVELLISDFEQVSLDGTVEIRP; the protein is encoded by the coding sequence ATGATCGGGCTGCGCCACATCCTCTGCTGCCTGACCCTCGTCTGTGTCCTCGCGGCGGGCGGGAGGGCCGAGGCGCATGCCTCTCTGATCGGAACGATGCCCGCGGACGGTGCGGTCGTCCCCACCGCACCAGCGAGTGTCCGTCTTCGCTTCAGCGAGCCCATCACGCCGCTCGTCGTTCGTCTCGTCGATGCCAACGGCGTGACCCATGACGGCTTGCATAACGAAACCCGGGACCAGACGATCACGGTCCACCTGCCTCAGGGACTTCCTCGAGGGACGCAGGTTCTGAGCTACCGGATCATATCGTCCGACGGTCATCCGGTCGGGGGCTCGCTCGTCTTCTCCATCGGTGCCCCGACCGCTTCGCCGGGAGAGCCGGTGTCGGCCGGCAGCTCATCCCTGGCAAGCTCATCCCTGGCAGATGCGATCTGGCTGACGCGGCTCGTGCTCTATCTCGGTCTGTTCGCGGGTGCGGGCGGTGCCTTCTTCACGACCTGGATCGGGCGCGAAGCCACGACACCGGCTTCCCGCGCGACCGTGAGAGCGGCCATCGGCCTGGGGCTCGCTGCGGCCTTTCTGTCTGTCGGCCTGCAGGGGCTCGATGCTCTGGGCGAGCCGCTTTCCGCTCTCTTGGCATTCCATCCTTGGCGTGAGGGTCTTGAGACATCCTATGGCCTCACGGTGGGAGCCGCCGTCCTCGCGCTGGCATGCGCCTGGAGCGGGATGCGCTTCGGCATGAGGTCGGCTGCCCTGATCGGGCTTGGCGGGGCAGGTCTCGCTTTGGCGCTGAGCGGCCATGCCAGCGCCGCCGCGCCGCAATGGCTGACGCGCCCCTCCGTGTTCGTCCACGGCACGGTCGCCGCGTTCTGGGTCGGTGCGCTGGTGCCGCTTGCGCTCATCGTGCGCGATCTTCGAGGCGCGGCGTTGCCTATCGTCCAGCGTTTTTCGGCCCTGGCCATTCCCTCCGTTGGCGTGATGATCGCGGCAGGCATTCTCCTGAGTATCGTGCAGATCGAGCGCCCGGCCGCTTTGCTCACCACGGATTACGGCCGGATCTTCCTTGCCAAGATGGCGGCCGTCGGGGGCCTGCTGGCGCTGGCGGCCCTCAACCGGCAGCGACTGACCCCCATGCTTGGCCGAAAGGACGCGGGAGCGCGCTATCTGATCCGCTCCATCATGGGTGAGATCGGCCTTGCTGTCGTGATCCTCGGCCTGGTGGCGGCTTGGCGCTTCACTCCGCCGCCGCGAGCTCTCATGGTTGCGGCCGTTCAGTCGGTGACCATGCACATTCATGCTCCTCAGGCCGTGGCCGAGCTCTCGCTGTCATCGGGGCGGGTTGGTCCGGTGACGATGAGCCTATCGCTGATGACAGGAGATTTTGCGCCGCTCGATCCGAAGGAGGTGACGGTCACGCTGGCGCAGCCGCAGGCCGGGATCGAGCCGATGGAACGGCGTGCCGTGAAAGCGGCCGATGGAACATGGCACGTTCAGGGGCTCGTTTTGCCCGTTCCCGGGGCGTGGCGGGTGCGTGTCGAACTGCTGATTTCCGATTTTGAGCAGGTCAGCCTTGACGGTACGGTCGAGATCCGGCCTTGA
- the ftsH gene encoding ATP-dependent zinc metalloprotease FtsH, with amino-acid sequence MNTPNTGPDFRNLAIVVAVMALLAMFLFQSMPSQQSDQVPYSAFVTAVDQNEIRSVTIQGQEVVAERSSGGRITTYVPQGANLIAQLQQKGVVIKAEPPPQPSLIGSLLLSLLPLALMIGIMVWMSRKAMGQQGGGGLLSMGKSKAKLLTEAHGRVTFDDVAGIDEAKEDLQEVVEFLRDPQKFQRLGGRIPRGVLLVGPPGTGKTLTARAVAGEANVPFFTISGSDFVEMFVGVGASRVRDMFEQAKKNAPCIIFIDEIDAVGRHRGAGLGGGNDEREQTLNQLLVEMDGFEANEGVIIIAATNRPDVLDPALLRPGRFDRQIVVPNPDVTGREKILRVHVRKVPLAPDVDLKVIARGTPGFSGADLMNLVNEAALLAARRGKRIVTMREFEDAKDKVMMGAERRTLVMTDDEKRLTAYHEAGHAIVALNVPATDPVHKATIIPRGRALGMVMQLPERDKLSMSFEQMTSRLAIMMGGRIAEEMIFGKEKVTSGAQSDIEQATRLARMMVTKWGFSPELGTVAYGENQDEVFLGMQMGRQQNVSEATAQKIDSEVRRLVETGLNDARTILTEKQQDLEALARGLLEYETLTGEEIRNLLDGQPPVRDAGGDSAAPARGSAVPSTRTGRPRENDGGLVPRPQN; translated from the coding sequence ATGAACACCCCGAATACCGGACCTGACTTTCGCAATCTCGCGATTGTGGTCGCGGTAATGGCGCTGCTGGCCATGTTCCTGTTTCAGAGCATGCCTTCACAGCAGTCCGATCAAGTCCCTTACTCAGCATTCGTGACAGCCGTCGATCAGAACGAAATTCGCTCGGTCACGATCCAGGGGCAGGAGGTCGTTGCGGAGCGCTCGTCCGGCGGTCGCATCACAACCTATGTTCCCCAAGGGGCCAACCTGATCGCTCAGCTTCAGCAGAAAGGCGTCGTGATCAAGGCCGAACCGCCGCCGCAGCCCAGCCTTATCGGCAGCCTTCTCCTATCGCTGCTGCCGCTCGCCCTGATGATCGGGATCATGGTTTGGATGTCCCGCAAGGCCATGGGCCAGCAGGGCGGTGGCGGCCTGCTGTCGATGGGCAAGTCGAAGGCGAAGCTGCTGACGGAGGCGCATGGGCGGGTGACGTTTGACGACGTGGCGGGGATCGACGAGGCCAAGGAGGACCTGCAGGAGGTGGTGGAGTTTCTGCGCGATCCGCAGAAGTTCCAGCGTCTGGGCGGGCGGATTCCACGCGGCGTGCTGCTGGTCGGCCCGCCCGGCACCGGCAAGACCCTGACGGCGCGCGCGGTGGCGGGCGAGGCCAATGTGCCGTTCTTCACGATCTCGGGCTCGGATTTCGTCGAGATGTTCGTCGGCGTCGGCGCGAGCCGGGTGCGCGACATGTTCGAGCAGGCCAAGAAGAACGCGCCGTGCATCATCTTCATCGACGAGATCGACGCGGTCGGGCGCCATCGCGGCGCCGGCCTGGGCGGCGGCAACGACGAGCGCGAGCAGACCCTCAACCAGCTGCTGGTCGAGATGGACGGGTTCGAGGCCAACGAGGGCGTCATCATCATCGCGGCCACCAACCGGCCCGACGTGCTCGATCCGGCGCTGCTGCGGCCGGGCCGCTTCGACCGCCAGATCGTGGTGCCCAACCCGGACGTGACCGGGCGCGAGAAGATCCTGCGGGTGCATGTGCGCAAGGTGCCGCTGGCGCCCGACGTCGACCTGAAGGTGATCGCGCGCGGCACGCCGGGGTTTTCCGGCGCCGATCTGATGAACCTGGTCAACGAGGCGGCGCTGCTGGCGGCGCGGCGCGGCAAGCGCATCGTGACGATGCGCGAGTTCGAGGACGCCAAGGACAAGGTGATGATGGGGGCCGAGCGGCGCACCCTGGTGATGACCGACGACGAGAAGCGGCTGACCGCCTATCACGAGGCCGGGCATGCGATCGTGGCGCTGAACGTGCCGGCGACCGACCCGGTGCACAAGGCGACGATCATTCCGCGCGGGCGGGCCCTGGGCATGGTGATGCAGCTGCCTGAGCGCGACAAGCTGTCGATGAGCTTCGAGCAGATGACCTCGCGGCTGGCGATCATGATGGGCGGGCGGATTGCCGAGGAGATGATCTTCGGCAAGGAGAAGGTGACCTCGGGGGCGCAGTCGGACATCGAGCAGGCGACGCGGCTGGCCCGGATGATGGTGACCAAGTGGGGGTTTTCGCCGGAGCTGGGCACGGTGGCCTATGGCGAGAACCAGGACGAGGTGTTTCTGGGCATGCAGATGGGGCGCCAGCAGAACGTGTCGGAGGCGACCGCGCAGAAGATCGACTCGGAGGTGCGGCGTCTGGTCGAGACCGGGCTCAACGATGCGCGCACGATTTTGACCGAGAAGCAGCAGGATCTCGAGGCGCTGGCGCGCGGGCTGTTGGAGTACGAGACCTTGACCGGCGAGGAGATCCGCAACCTGCTCGACGGGCAGCCGCCGGTGCGCGATGCCGGCGGCGACAGCGCCGCCCCGGCGCGCGGCTCGGCCGTGCCCTCGACCCGCACCGGGCGGCCCAGAGAAAACGACGGGGGGCTGGTCCCACGGCCCCAGAACTGA